In a genomic window of Bacillota bacterium:
- the mraZ gene encoding division/cell wall cluster transcriptional repressor MraZ, with the protein MFFGEYYHSLDEKGRVILPAKFREMLADGFFITKSFDNCLLVYTKRDWFELVDKVRTLPTTKASVRNFQRFLIGSAVEGEVNRQGRVLIPQNLRDFAGLEKDIVIVGVANKLEIWAKERYERFIASAEESKADIAEEIAEFGI; encoded by the coding sequence TTGTTTTTTGGAGAGTACTACCACTCGTTAGATGAAAAAGGGAGAGTTATCTTACCTGCAAAGTTCAGGGAGATGCTGGCCGATGGGTTTTTTATAACAAAGTCATTTGATAACTGCTTGCTTGTATATACAAAGAGGGATTGGTTTGAATTAGTTGACAAGGTAAGAACACTGCCAACGACAAAGGCTAGCGTGAGGAACTTTCAAAGGTTCTTAATAGGAAGCGCAGTTGAAGGCGAAGTAAATCGGCAGGGAAGGGTATTAATACCGCAAAATCTTCGAGATTTCGCCGGTCTCGAAAAAGATATCGTAATTGTTGGCGTGGCTAACAAGTTGGAAATTTGGGCAAAGGAGAGATATGAGAGGTTCATAGCAAGCGCCGAGGAATCCAAAGCTGATATAGCAGAGGAAATAGCGGAGTTTGGCATCTAG